Below is a genomic region from Amblyraja radiata isolate CabotCenter1 unplaced genomic scaffold, sAmbRad1.1.pri scaffold_1003_ctg1, whole genome shotgun sequence.
CAAGTTGCTGGAAATTCTCCACTAACACAGCTTCTGACACACGGATAGCACGAGAAGGTCACATAAAGGATCAGGAATCACCTCAGggcaacatatctgaggaaggatgtgctggctctggagagggttcagaggcggTATACAAAatgttcccaggaatgagtagatgaACATATATTGAGTGATTGGCGGCACTGGGACTAtactcgctgtagtttagaagaatgagggggggacgggggacgggggacgggggggggggacgcggggggggggggggggggggactcatttaaacatacagaacattgaaaggcttggatagagaggatgtttccaccagtcggagtgtctaggactagaagtcatagcctcaggattaaaggactttcttttaggaagccTTTCAGTGGATGATTTTGAGGcaaaaatagatagattcttgattagtgcgggtgttagaggttatggggagaaggcaggagaatggtgttaggagggagagatagattatctatggtcgaatggcctaaatctacttctACCTTTTTTGACCTGATGATAAaaaacaaagaggaagaaaataTATGAATTGAATGGACAGGAAAGGTGCACCACACGGGATAGATTTACTTGCAACTCTAAAAATAATGTTTTGATAATAGATTTTACATTATCAAAGGATTTCATACAAAATACCCCAAAGTTATTAAACACTGATTTTACAAACAGGATTTAGATAATATATAACTGGCATAAGTGTCAAGGTCTGTAACTGAATGTTAGTTCCCATTAATTCATACTGCCTCTCACACCCACTACACCAGACACACTCACAGCATGCAAGTGTACCTGAATTTTTGTGTCAATTTAAATGTAATATGTAGCTTGGGAAACAGAGGAACAATCAAACATTTAGTGTCATGTTGTCCACTTATTCCCGAGAAGTTGTGCATTTTCTGTGTGCGCTTGGATTGGCCTAAAATTAGAAGAAATTCTCACCATTAGAAATatcacactgtctttttgatccatccgTTCCTGTATCTTTGTGAGGTTCTCCTGCATGGAATTTAATTTCTCTTGGATTTCTTGAAGATTTGTCTTCATTATATCAAGACTCTTCGCCTCTGATTCCCTGAGATCTTTGAGTAAGCGCTGTTCTTCCTCAGAGAGAATCTGCCGCTTTTTAGTGAAGTGTGATGTGATGTGGGACTGCAGACTGTGGGACTGTTCCTGTGAAGAGAAATGTGGATATGATTATATTGTGACCGTGGGGGAGCAAATCTTCACGGCATCACACAGCGAAGGACGAGACCTCACCCTAACTCCAGAAATCTTTGTTTTCTGCAATTGTTCCATTTCCAGTATCTCTGATTTTTTTTTCGTGAGAGATTCCATGGAAGATTTCATCTGTGCCTGAAAATGGGTTTGCAAAAACAAAAAGCGAAATGAAAGAGTTGTACATGAGAAAAAAACGCAGTAGAATTCATGTGATCAAAAGATGTTTGCTTTAACCTTGTAGTTTTCAACAGCTTCTTCTATCGGTATGAAGCGGTGATCTCTGTGTTCCCGCGCGTCTCGACAAATCACACAGACCAATTtattgtcagtttcacaaaacagcttcagttcttcctgatgtttatCGCAGTgacgtttactttccttctctttctGATTCAGATTTAATGTTTGAGTTTTCTCAGCCAGGCTTGACAAGGCCCAATTCACAATGAGGGTGCGGTCTGCAAATTCCGCTCTACATTCCTGTcaaattgatttatctaatttcaattAACTCTTGCGCGTCCCTCCCTCATCTTCGTGGTCCtgatagtttcactgtttgtattccGGCTTTATCACCACCTCtcccactgccaacaatggaccattgtgggctctatcgttcattggtcatcggtgctggctcgtatTTCGTTTGTTCCTTTTTCATAGCACTAGCATCCTTCGCGGCCGACtcgcattctgaagaagggtcgcaacctgaaacctcacctattcctttgttttcagtgatgctgcctgacccgctgaatcacACTGGCATTTTGGTgtaacccaacatctgcagtttcttcctacacaaagcaTTATATCTACTTCAATATGTCTGGAGCAGGAAAGGAGAGCATAAGAAATAAACTGCTCGAGAGACGCATCGGGTCGAGCAACATCTGTTGGCGGGAAAGACAAGCCGCGTTTCTTAGAAAGGGCCAGGGCAGAGAGGAGACGCACTGGGTAGCTGCTGCCCCGCAGCGcagggttcggtcctgacctcgcgtgctgtctgagtggagtttgctcgtttacCCTctcaccacgtgggtttcctctggtggtTCGGTttaggcaataggcaataggtgcaggagtaggccattcggcccttcgagccagcactgccattcaatgtgagcatggcagatcatccccaatcagtacctcgttcctgccttctccccatatcccctgactccgctatctttaagagccctatctagctctcgaaagtatccagcgaatcggcctccaccgctctctgagacagagaattccacagactcacaactcaaaaGTGTTTCCCCgcttccattctaaatggcttaccgcttatttttaaatgtgtcccctggttctggactcccccaacatcgggagcatgtttcctgcctctagcatgtccaatcccttaataatcttatatgtttcaataagacttcctgttatctttctaaactccagtatatacaagcccagccgctccattctctcaccacatgacagtcgcgccatcccgggcattaacctcgtgaacctacgttccaccccctcaatagcaagaattccaCTAACACCCCCCAaaaagtgcgggtttgtaggtgaattggcctctgtaaattgccgatAATATCCAGTTGGTGCGTGAGAATGTGGAATAACAAAATTATATAGGTCACATATTGTCTTAACGTGGACTGGTGGTTATGGGATGGGACCGGAACACATGCAATTATGACTAGATGCTGGGATGAAATGCCGGGCTGGGATACTGTCGGTGAAGATGAAGAAAGCGGAATTATGGGATCAGTGCTGTATGGCGAGGAGAACATAAACCATTTCCTTTGCCTGCAACAAACCTGTTACCTGTTTGATGTCTGTGAGTAATTACTTATCAGAATCAGACAGGTACGAGTGGGATGTTGCTGTGTAGTGGTTACCTACTGTGGTTCCACCATTCGCCTGTCACCAACTTCAGCAAGAGGTCCGTGTGTTACAACCTGCACCAATGTTCCTCTCCATCTATTTCACTCCACCTTCGCTCCCTGTATCATCTCATCCACCCTCACCATTTGGAATGATTCTGTAATCGATCAACAGCGGTGATATATCAACAAGTTAAAACACTCTGACACTtattagtgtgtgtgtctgtctgtgtgtgcgtgggtgtgtgtatctctgtgtgtgtgtgtgtgtgtgtgtgtgtgtgtgtgtgtgtgtatctgtgtgtgtgtgtgtgtgtgtgtgtgtgtgtgtgtgtgtgtgtgtctgtgtgtgtgtgtgtgtatctgtgtgtgtgtgtgtgtgtgtgtgtgtgtgtgtatctctgtgtgtgtgtgtgtgtgtgtgtatctctgt
It encodes:
- the LOC116969675 gene encoding zinc-binding protein A33-like, translating into MASTQQVDSLTEELICPICLDIFTDPVSLQCGHNFCRSCITQCWEREGRNSTFARHSCRNVYLAVKTQQFKLNQKDKEGKLHCEKHQEELKLFCETDKKCICVICRDAREHRDHRFIPIEEAVENYKAQMKSSMESLTKKKLKIQEMEQLQKTKISGVRECRAEFADRTLIVNWALSSLAEKTQTLNLNQKEKESKRHCDKHQEELKLFCETDNKLVCVICRDAREHRDHRFIPIEEAVENYKAQMKSSMESLTKKKSEILEMEQLQKTKISGVREQSHSLQSHITSHFTKKRQILSEEEQRLLKDLRESEAKSLDIMKTNLQEIQEKLNSMQENLTKIQERMDQKDSVIFLMVRISSNFRPIQAHTENAQLLGNKWTT